The following coding sequences are from one Lycium ferocissimum isolate CSIRO_LF1 chromosome 3, AGI_CSIRO_Lferr_CH_V1, whole genome shotgun sequence window:
- the LOC132049791 gene encoding CASP-like protein 4B1 — MTDENVHKVSEASANTEAAGNGESQVAATGASDIVRRWKREDLVKRGSLILHGLALVFSVIAFIVMASNNHGDWKKFDRFEEYRYVLAIAILSTLYTGLQVLRHIHELSTGKESFSRRRLALFGFFGDQVVAYLLLSAASSAVPLTNRMRENNDNLFTDSSVAAISMEFLAFFALAVSALISGHKLSNKSYI, encoded by the exons ATGACTGATGAAAATGTCCATAAGGTGTCTGAAGCTTCGGCAAACACTGAGGCAGCAGGAAATGGAGAGAGTCAGGTGGCTGCAACTGGTGCCTCGGATATAGTGAGGAGATGGAAGAGAGAAGATTTGGTGAAGAGGGGTTCTTTAATTTTGCATGGTCTTGCCTTGGTTTTCTCAGTGATTGCTTTTATTGTCATGGCTAGCAATAATCATGGTGATTGGAAAAAATTTGATAGATTTGAAGAATACAG GTATGTGTTGGCCATAGCAATTCTGTCCACGTTGTATACAGGATTGCAAGTACTGAGACACATTCATGAACTTTCAACTGGCAAGGAATCATTTTCACGGCGGAGATTAGCTTTATTTGGCTTCTTTGGCGATCAG GTAGTAGCATACTTGTTACTATCAGCTGCATCATCTGCTGTGCCACTGACAAATAGGATGAGAGAAAATAATGACAACCTATTCACAGATTCTTCAGTAGCAGCAATTAGCATGGAATTCTTGGCATTCTTTGCTCTGGCTGTATCAGCTCTCATTTCTGGACATAAGCTCTCAAATAAATCCTACATCTGA